In one Nostoc sp. KVJ3 genomic region, the following are encoded:
- a CDS encoding glycosyltransferase family 39 protein: MKARHYLTLAAIVFLGAVLRFWHLDLKPMWLDEVITALFSLGNNYKYKIPFNEAFSLSALEGVFTFKAETSCAQIAQRLASQSTHPPLFFCWMHDWLRWVDAVPLSWVWKLRALPALIGVVAIAALYQLNRIAFSPAAGLTGAMVMAVSPFAVYLSQEARHYTLPMLLVILALLGLYQVQTDLYQRQVRPGIWLGWIAVNSLGFYVHYFFILAFFAQVATLLVNILTFKSLATLHPSPYTLHPRRALIAVTLAATGVCLTYLPWLPTFLNHINSPGTDWMKPFEPSWTDKIAPLYQLPMGWILMAIALPVENQPLWLAVVMILLMVVFTVWLLWQISGRLGQLWSNPETHLATRMLVMFMLCVVLEFLALFYILGKDITSVPRYNFLYFPAVCALLGACLAQPKPPKRRKISFFSPPPFFVQSSFIWIVLFVGVLSSTLVVSNQVFLKPYKPDQIASQIRLESESSFLISMAYNNLRDVALGLSLALALHDTSDRAHDSQQLFAFIPQVSSASSQSANTTPGYAQVWQNLAALKQPLSVPLSLWMIAPGLRRINYPPILSLRHPTGTAIECKSDRDRFYRLGIPYQLYRCIK; encoded by the coding sequence ATGAAAGCTCGACATTACCTAACTCTAGCCGCGATCGTTTTTCTTGGAGCGGTACTTCGGTTCTGGCATTTGGACTTGAAACCCATGTGGCTGGATGAAGTGATTACAGCGCTGTTTAGTTTGGGTAATAACTATAAATATAAGATCCCGTTTAACGAAGCGTTTTCACTGTCAGCTTTGGAAGGGGTTTTTACCTTTAAGGCAGAGACAAGTTGTGCCCAAATTGCCCAAAGGCTTGCTAGTCAATCAACGCATCCGCCACTGTTTTTTTGCTGGATGCACGATTGGCTGCGATGGGTAGATGCAGTACCTCTGTCGTGGGTCTGGAAGCTACGGGCATTACCTGCATTGATTGGGGTTGTGGCGATCGCTGCCCTTTATCAGCTCAACCGGATTGCCTTTTCCCCAGCCGCAGGTTTGACAGGCGCGATGGTAATGGCAGTCTCGCCTTTTGCCGTGTACTTATCGCAAGAAGCCCGCCACTATACATTGCCGATGCTATTGGTAATCCTGGCGCTGCTGGGACTGTACCAGGTGCAAACAGACTTATATCAACGACAAGTTCGCCCTGGTATTTGGCTCGGCTGGATAGCTGTCAATAGCCTTGGGTTCTACGTCCACTACTTTTTTATCTTGGCATTCTTTGCCCAAGTCGCCACGTTGTTGGTCAATATCCTCACCTTCAAGTCCTTAGCAACACTACACCCCAGCCCCTACACCCTGCATCCACGCCGTGCCCTCATTGCCGTCACCCTCGCTGCTACTGGCGTTTGCCTCACCTATTTACCCTGGTTGCCGACGTTTCTGAACCACATAAACAGTCCTGGAACCGATTGGATGAAGCCCTTTGAGCCAAGCTGGACGGATAAGATCGCGCCGCTTTACCAGCTTCCAATGGGTTGGATTCTGATGGCGATCGCATTACCTGTGGAAAACCAGCCTCTTTGGTTGGCTGTAGTCATGATACTATTGATGGTTGTTTTTACTGTCTGGTTGCTATGGCAGATATCTGGCCGCCTTGGACAGCTTTGGAGCAACCCCGAAACTCACCTAGCAACGCGGATGCTGGTGATGTTTATGCTGTGCGTAGTCCTGGAATTTTTAGCGCTCTTCTACATTCTTGGTAAAGACATCACTTCAGTGCCCCGATACAACTTCCTTTACTTTCCTGCGGTTTGTGCGCTATTGGGTGCGTGTCTGGCTCAACCAAAGCCACCAAAGAGAAGAAAGATATCTTTCTTCTCTCCCCCACCGTTTTTTGTGCAATCCTCTTTCATCTGGATAGTGCTTTTTGTCGGCGTTCTCAGCAGTACGCTCGTCGTCTCAAACCAGGTGTTTCTGAAGCCATATAAGCCCGATCAAATTGCCAGCCAGATCCGCCTAGAATCAGAATCGTCCTTTCTAATCAGCATGGCGTACAATAATTTACGAGATGTGGCACTGGGTCTTAGCTTGGCGCTAGCACTACATGATACAAGCGATCGCGCCCACGATTCCCAGCAGTTGTTTGCCTTTATACCGCAAGTTAGCTCTGCCAGTTCCCAATCAGCTAATACAACGCCCGGCTACGCTCAAGTCTGGCAAAACCTGGCAGCCCTCAAACAACCATTGAGTGTTCCCCTAAGCTTGTGGATGATTGCCCCTGGTTTAAGACGAATCAATTATCCGCCTATCCTTTCATTGCGTCACCCAACAGGAACGGCGATTGAATGCAAGAGCGATCGCGATCGCTTTTACCGATTGGGTATTCCTTACCAACTATATCGCTGTATAAAGTAA
- a CDS encoding metal ABC transporter ATP-binding protein, producing MQPILEVRNLTCGYQTQPVFSDVNLTLYPGQLTGLVGPSGSGKSTLIRAILGLVPPWAGEIWFRGKCLKPGVAPPLVGYVPQVETVDWTFPVTALEVVMMGRYQKQKMLPWSSRRDRQIANELLERVGVAHVAHQPIGNLSGGQQQRVFIARALVGEPEIVLLDEPTSSSDLHVQHELLHLLADLNQEGLTIILSTHDLNSVATHLPWVVCFNHGLICQGQPIDVFTPASLEETFGGEMVVFYQQDRILIASGDTSLRHQMQDNLPKILRPSKSSKSA from the coding sequence ATGCAACCAATACTTGAAGTTAGAAATTTAACCTGTGGTTATCAAACCCAGCCAGTGTTTAGCGATGTTAATTTGACCCTTTACCCTGGTCAACTCACTGGCTTAGTAGGGCCTTCTGGTAGTGGTAAAAGCACTTTAATCAGAGCGATTTTAGGGCTAGTTCCTCCTTGGGCTGGAGAAATTTGGTTTCGAGGAAAGTGTTTAAAACCAGGAGTAGCACCGCCTTTAGTGGGCTATGTGCCACAGGTGGAAACGGTGGATTGGACTTTTCCAGTTACGGCTCTAGAAGTAGTGATGATGGGGCGTTACCAAAAGCAGAAGATGCTACCTTGGTCTTCACGGCGCGATCGCCAAATTGCTAATGAACTCCTAGAGCGCGTTGGGGTTGCCCATGTTGCCCATCAACCCATCGGTAATCTCTCTGGTGGTCAACAGCAAAGGGTTTTCATTGCCCGCGCTTTAGTCGGAGAACCAGAAATAGTTCTTCTAGATGAACCCACCAGCAGTTCCGACTTGCACGTTCAACACGAACTATTGCACCTATTGGCTGATTTGAATCAGGAAGGCTTAACAATTATCCTCTCTACCCATGACCTCAACTCAGTAGCGACACATCTACCTTGGGTGGTATGTTTCAACCACGGTTTAATTTGCCAAGGTCAACCTATCGATGTCTTCACTCCCGCAAGTCTTGAGGAGACTTTTGGTGGAGAAATGGTAGTTTTTTACCAACAAGATCGAATCTTAATTGCTAGCGGTGATACTTCTCTACGTCATCAAATGCAAGATAACTTACCCAAAATACTGCGCCCCTCCAAATCGTCCAAGTCTGCTTAA
- a CDS encoding metal ABC transporter substrate-binding protein, with protein sequence MKTLAGLLFVLSFMVVACSPSPDKTVSSNPEVTTAPVQVGEKNTQSKLLVVTTVAPLTNIVSNIAGDRLEVKGIIPEGTDSHTFEPRPSDAGLLSKANLIIANGLHLESPTEKLAKASKPKETKIFELGSNTITQDQWLFDFSFPKAKGDPNPHLWVNPKYAEAYAKLAAQQLTTLDPAGKDYYATNLKNYLQRLDALDKATREIVASIPAQNRKLLTYHDSWAYWAREYGFQVIGAIQPSDFKEPSAQDVAKLIDQIRKIGVPAIFGSEVYPSKVEEQIAREAKVKTANTADDELPGTGSANAMENTNPEHTYIGMMANNMRIIASNLGGNPNLVKDLKTGNVVGPTATK encoded by the coding sequence ATGAAGACCCTCGCTGGATTGCTATTTGTACTTAGCTTCATGGTAGTAGCTTGCAGTCCGTCTCCAGATAAAACGGTGTCTTCCAACCCTGAAGTAACTACCGCTCCAGTTCAAGTAGGAGAGAAAAATACACAAAGTAAGCTTTTAGTTGTGACAACAGTCGCACCTTTAACCAATATTGTGAGTAATATTGCTGGCGATCGCTTAGAAGTTAAGGGTATTATTCCAGAAGGAACCGACTCTCATACCTTTGAACCTCGTCCCAGTGATGCTGGTTTGTTATCCAAAGCTAATTTGATTATCGCTAATGGGTTGCATTTAGAATCCCCGACAGAAAAACTAGCTAAAGCCTCAAAGCCCAAAGAAACTAAAATCTTTGAACTAGGTAGTAACACTATCACTCAAGACCAATGGCTGTTCGACTTCAGCTTTCCTAAAGCAAAGGGCGATCCCAATCCTCATCTGTGGGTAAACCCCAAGTATGCTGAGGCTTACGCCAAACTAGCCGCCCAACAGTTAACCACCTTAGATCCGGCTGGCAAAGATTACTACGCGACTAATCTCAAAAATTATTTACAACGTCTGGATGCTTTAGACAAAGCAACACGGGAAATCGTCGCCAGTATTCCCGCCCAAAACCGTAAGCTTTTGACCTACCATGATTCTTGGGCATATTGGGCTAGAGAGTATGGTTTTCAAGTAATTGGTGCAATTCAACCTTCAGATTTCAAGGAACCATCCGCTCAAGATGTTGCCAAGCTAATTGACCAAATTCGCAAAATAGGCGTTCCAGCAATTTTTGGTTCTGAGGTCTACCCCAGCAAGGTAGAAGAACAAATTGCCCGCGAAGCGAAGGTAAAAACAGCCAATACTGCTGATGATGAGTTGCCAGGAACAGGTTCAGCGAATGCAATGGAAAACACTAATCCTGAGCATACTTATATTGGCATGATGGCTAACAATATGCGGATTATCGCCTCTAATTTGGGCGGAAATCCTAATTTAGTGAAGGACTTGAAGACTGGCAATGTTGTTGGCCCAACAGCAACTAAGTAG
- a CDS encoding MBL fold metallo-hydrolase yields MFLTWLDSNSWLLEIGGKRILIDPWLVGSLIFSNLDWLFKGSRSQNRPIPDNIDLILLSQGLEDHAHPPTLQVLDHSIKVVASPNAAKVVQQLDYTQVTVLAHGETFTLNNQVEIKAFPGSPIGPTLVENSYLLKELESGLTVYYEPHGYHSPQLQQAAPIDVVITPFVDMTLPLLGPIIKGQKSAVEVVKSLQPQVIIPTAAGGDIAFEGLLMKFIQTKGSAEEFRSLLEKNNLATWVIEPKPGDRFELPLEKRVLAI; encoded by the coding sequence ATGTTCTTAACTTGGTTAGACAGCAACTCTTGGTTACTGGAAATCGGCGGGAAACGGATACTAATTGACCCTTGGCTGGTTGGTTCGTTAATTTTCAGCAATTTGGATTGGTTATTCAAAGGTTCGCGATCGCAAAATCGCCCCATACCAGATAATATCGATTTAATCTTGCTATCTCAAGGTTTAGAAGACCATGCTCACCCACCAACGCTTCAGGTACTCGACCACAGCATCAAGGTTGTAGCTTCTCCCAATGCAGCGAAGGTGGTACAGCAATTAGATTACACCCAGGTAACAGTATTGGCTCATGGTGAAACTTTCACTTTAAATAATCAAGTTGAAATTAAAGCTTTCCCCGGCTCTCCCATTGGCCCCACTCTGGTGGAAAATAGTTATCTCCTCAAAGAATTGGAGAGTGGTCTAACTGTATACTACGAACCTCACGGGTATCATTCTCCACAACTTCAGCAAGCTGCACCTATCGATGTAGTGATTACACCGTTTGTTGACATGACACTACCTTTACTTGGGCCGATTATTAAAGGACAAAAGAGTGCTGTAGAAGTAGTAAAATCATTACAACCTCAAGTAATAATACCTACGGCGGCTGGTGGGGATATAGCCTTTGAGGGATTGCTGATGAAATTCATTCAGACTAAGGGAAGTGCTGAAGAATTTCGTTCGTTACTTGAGAAAAACAATCTGGCGACGTGGGTAATTGAGCCGAAACCAGGCGATCGCTTTGAACTACCATTAGAAAAACGAGTATTAGCAATCTAA
- a CDS encoding Uma2 family endonuclease yields MTQALTKQVTFDEFIAWYPESSDRNYELHDGVIVEMPKPKGKHSEIAGFINGSLFIEITRLSIPWFIPKECVIKSVNTDSGYEPDVIVLDRQAVRDEPRWKKESIITLGSSVKLVVEVVSTNWSDDYALKLEDYESLGIPEYWIVDYLGLGGRRFIGNPKQPTISIYQLIEGEYQVRQFRGSDRIQSLAFPELNLTAEQIFRAGEVA; encoded by the coding sequence GTGACTCAAGCCTTAACCAAACAAGTAACATTTGATGAATTTATCGCCTGGTATCCCGAATCTTCAGACAGGAATTATGAACTACATGATGGGGTAATTGTTGAAATGCCTAAGCCAAAAGGTAAGCATTCAGAAATAGCTGGGTTTATCAATGGTTCTTTATTTATTGAAATTACCCGTTTGTCCATCCCTTGGTTTATCCCTAAAGAATGCGTCATCAAGTCAGTTAACACTGATTCAGGTTATGAACCAGATGTCATCGTTCTGGATAGACAAGCTGTTAGGGATGAACCACGCTGGAAAAAAGAATCTATCATTACGCTGGGTAGTTCCGTCAAGTTGGTTGTAGAAGTTGTTTCAACCAATTGGAGTGATGATTATGCTTTGAAGCTAGAAGATTATGAGTCTTTGGGCATTCCCGAATATTGGATTGTAGACTATCTAGGTTTAGGTGGTAGGCGGTTTATTGGCAATCCCAAACAACCAACTATCTCGATTTATCAATTAATTGAAGGTGAGTATCAAGTTAGGCAATTTAGGGGAAGCGATCGCATTCAGTCGCTAGCGTTCCCAGAGTTGAATTTAACTGCTGAACAGATTTTTCGGGCTGGAGAAGTCGCGTAA
- a CDS encoding serine/threonine protein kinase, whose translation MELDVHSGQKGVISLNHHPDFSEQGYQVISELGRNREGGRIIYLANVLNSNQQVVIKEFCFAHTTADLSGVKAYEREIKILQQLNHSRIPRYVNSFEMPGGFYLVQEYKNAPSLGQRRSFHPEEIKQIALSILENLVYLQKQVSPIIHRDIKPENILVDEQLNAYLVDFGLARIQSAKIALSSFVAGTPGFIPPEEQFGYSLTEASDLYSLGATLICLLTNTRSVEIGKLIDDNYRFNFQKLVPQISPHFRSWLMKMVEPNRKYRYANAAVALKALKPIEVIGSATAIDNLVSTIKLRNRATVLGLATIVTLSAMGASLISCQPGGTVRQLLEARECSSFDLKASCPEKNGY comes from the coding sequence ATGGAGCTTGATGTGCATAGTGGACAAAAAGGAGTAATTTCTTTAAATCACCATCCAGATTTTTCCGAACAAGGCTATCAGGTTATCAGCGAACTAGGACGCAACCGAGAAGGAGGACGCATTATTTACTTAGCCAATGTCCTCAACTCAAATCAACAGGTGGTGATTAAAGAGTTTTGTTTTGCTCATACAACTGCTGATTTGTCAGGTGTGAAAGCTTATGAGCGCGAAATTAAAATTTTGCAACAACTGAATCATTCCCGCATCCCTCGCTATGTAAATTCCTTTGAAATGCCAGGGGGTTTTTATCTGGTACAAGAATATAAAAATGCCCCATCCTTGGGTCAAAGACGCAGCTTTCATCCTGAAGAAATTAAGCAAATCGCTCTGTCAATATTAGAAAATTTGGTGTATTTACAAAAACAAGTTTCGCCAATTATTCATCGGGATATTAAACCAGAGAATATTTTGGTTGATGAGCAACTAAATGCTTATCTGGTTGACTTTGGTTTGGCTAGGATACAGAGTGCAAAAATAGCTTTGAGCAGCTTTGTAGCAGGAACTCCAGGTTTTATACCACCAGAAGAACAGTTTGGTTATTCTCTCACTGAGGCATCAGATTTATATAGTTTAGGGGCAACACTGATTTGCTTACTTACTAATACCCGTTCTGTAGAAATTGGGAAATTAATTGATGATAATTATCGGTTTAATTTTCAGAAGTTAGTTCCCCAGATCAGTCCACATTTTCGGTCGTGGTTAATGAAAATGGTGGAACCAAATCGAAAATATCGCTATGCAAATGCGGCTGTTGCTCTAAAAGCACTTAAGCCCATTGAGGTTATTGGTAGTGCCACGGCAATAGATAATTTAGTTAGTACAATAAAACTCAGAAACCGGGCTACAGTGCTAGGGCTAGCTACTATTGTTACACTGAGTGCGATGGGAGCAAGTTTGATTAGTTGTCAGCCTGGTGGTACAGTCAGACAATTGCTGGAAGCTAGAGAGTGTTCAAGTTTTGACTTAAAGGCAAGTTGCCCAGAAAAAAACGGATATTAA
- a CDS encoding type 1 glutamine amidotransferase yields MSFEQLELTIGWLYPTLMSTYGDRGNVITIERRAQWRGYDVKILPLDQNSTAADIKTVDVIVGGGAQDRQQEIVMRDLQGAKADAMREKIANGTPGVFTCGSPQLLGHYYEPGLGQRIDGLGILDLVSVHPGENTKRCIGNLVIEVTASRLAQDLKEMTGSTPYLVGFENHGGRTKLGKVEALGRVVYGLGNNGEDGTEGAFYQNAIATYSHGPLLPKNPFVADWLIQTSLRLKYQQEITLQPLDDNLAVQAREAMFKRLKVSLPSVAAAKV; encoded by the coding sequence ATGAGTTTTGAACAATTGGAATTAACAATAGGTTGGCTTTATCCGACGCTGATGAGTACCTATGGCGATCGCGGTAATGTAATTACTATAGAACGTCGCGCTCAGTGGCGGGGATACGACGTTAAAATCTTACCCCTAGATCAAAATAGTACAGCCGCAGATATTAAAACTGTAGATGTAATCGTTGGTGGTGGCGCACAAGACCGTCAGCAAGAAATTGTCATGCGTGATTTGCAAGGTGCAAAAGCTGATGCAATGCGCGAAAAAATCGCAAATGGAACACCAGGTGTCTTTACCTGTGGTTCACCCCAATTACTGGGACACTATTATGAACCAGGCTTGGGACAACGGATTGATGGTTTAGGAATACTCGATTTAGTTTCCGTGCATCCTGGTGAAAATACTAAGCGCTGTATTGGTAACTTGGTAATTGAAGTCACAGCTTCCCGTCTAGCGCAAGATTTAAAAGAGATGACGGGTAGCACACCATATTTGGTAGGCTTTGAAAATCACGGCGGACGCACCAAGTTGGGGAAAGTGGAAGCTTTGGGGCGCGTGGTGTACGGTTTGGGAAATAATGGAGAGGATGGGACTGAGGGAGCATTTTATCAAAATGCGATCGCTACTTATTCCCACGGCCCTTTGTTACCCAAAAATCCTTTTGTTGCAGATTGGTTAATTCAAACATCGCTGCGGCTAAAGTATCAGCAGGAAATTACATTGCAACCTTTAGATGATAATCTTGCTGTCCAAGCGCGGGAAGCGATGTTTAAGCGGTTGAAAGTAAGTTTACCAAGTGTTGCTGCGGCGAAAGTTTAA
- a CDS encoding COR domain-containing protein, which produces MANTPQRFLEKIREAKNKQLKELDLSNHLGTHNKEKLTEVPAEVFELEWLEVLNLSGNGLRTLPEAIARLPQLTSLDLNRNQLTILPEAIAHLQQLTSLNLSYNKLTTLPEAIVHLQQLTFLDLKDNELTTLPEAITELQQLTTLNLGNNQLTTLPKAITGLQELITLDLSGNKLRILPQAVTGLQQLTTLNLSDNQLTTLPKTLTNLEQLTSLNLSVNKLRMLPQAVTGLQQLTTLNLSVNKLTTVLEAVINLKQLTTLYLRGNELTTMPEAIAELRQLTSLDLRGNELTTLPEAIAELQQLTSLDLSYNKINILPEAIIELQQLTTLNLSGNPIEKPPPEVVTKGFKAIKDYFRQLKVAGTDYLYEAKLLIVGEGGAGKTTLAKKIENPNYQLREEDTTKGIEVIQWGFLMENGREFRVNIWDFGGQEIYHATHQFFLTKRSLYALVADTRKEDTDFYYWLNVVELLSDNSPLLIIKNEKQNRHREINERELRGQFTNLKETLPTNLATKRGLEQALEQIKHYVKNLPHIGSPLPKTWVRVREALESDARNYISLDEYLNICQHNGFTQRNDKLQLSGYLHDLGVCLHFQEDPLLNKTVILKPKWGTDAVYKVLDNEKVIRNLGSFTRSDLANIWCEDEYVTMHDELLRLMINFKLCYEIPRSQGKYIAPQLLSANQSSYNWDETNNLILRYTYDFMPKGIITQFIVAMHELMNEQQCVWKSGVVLSKDQTKAEVIEYYGKREIKIRVSGRHKRDLMTIVTHELDKIHDSYQRLKYNKLIPCNCDTCKHSQEPHFYPFEILRQFVADRQERIQCQKSYQMVNVLGLIDDVMDRKELLKAEQQMDNEFLPNSSVTIGGNVGTINVIQPSNQENNFMTEPSKQEDNSKPEVQVTLPFAFRNGMFYLFVFVVVFCLIAFFGGSLPFHYLALTIIGTAIFIVLIGVLQLRQDNRLSEKSFVDLTKMVLE; this is translated from the coding sequence ATGGCAAACACGCCTCAACGTTTCCTTGAAAAAATCCGAGAAGCGAAAAATAAACAGCTTAAAGAATTAGATTTAAGCAATCATCTGGGTACTCATAACAAGGAAAAATTAACAGAGGTTCCTGCTGAGGTGTTTGAACTGGAATGGTTGGAGGTTTTGAATTTAAGCGGCAACGGATTAAGGACACTGCCAGAAGCGATCGCCCGCCTACCACAACTCACTTCCCTGGATTTAAACCGCAACCAATTAACGATACTGCCAGAAGCGATCGCCCACCTGCAACAACTCACTTCCCTGAATTTAAGCTACAACAAATTAACGACACTGCCAGAAGCCATTGTCCACCTGCAACAACTCACCTTTCTGGATTTAAAGGACAACGAATTAACGACCTTGCCAGAAGCGATTACTGAACTGCAACAACTTACTACTCTGAATTTAGGCAATAACCAATTAACGACACTTCCAAAAGCCATCACCGGACTGCAAGAACTCATTACCCTGGATTTAAGCGGCAACAAATTAAGGATCCTGCCACAAGCTGTCACTGGACTGCAACAACTTACCACTCTGAATTTAAGCGATAACCAATTAACGACACTACCAAAAACCTTAACCAACTTAGAACAACTAACCAGCCTAAACTTAAGCGTCAACAAATTAAGGATGTTGCCACAAGCCGTCACCGGACTGCAACAACTTACCACCCTGAATTTAAGCGTCAACAAATTAACGACAGTGCTAGAAGCCGTTATCAACCTTAAACAACTCACCACCCTGTATTTAAGAGGTAACGAATTAACAACAATGCCAGAGGCGATTGCCGAACTGCGACAACTCACTTCTCTAGATTTAAGGGGCAACGAATTAACGACGCTGCCAGAAGCGATCGCCGAACTGCAACAACTCACTTCCCTGGATTTAAGCTACAACAAAATAAATATACTGCCAGAAGCGATTATTGAACTGCAACAACTTACCACCCTGAATTTAAGCGGTAATCCCATCGAAAAACCACCGCCAGAAGTCGTTACAAAAGGTTTTAAGGCGATTAAGGATTATTTCCGACAACTGAAAGTAGCAGGTACAGATTATCTGTATGAAGCAAAGTTACTAATTGTTGGTGAAGGAGGTGCAGGGAAGACAACACTGGCGAAGAAAATTGAAAATCCAAATTATCAACTCCGAGAGGAAGACACAACGAAGGGAATTGAGGTCATCCAGTGGGGTTTCCTAATGGAAAATGGGCGAGAATTTCGAGTCAACATCTGGGACTTTGGGGGGCAAGAAATTTACCATGCGACTCACCAGTTTTTCCTCACCAAGCGTTCACTTTATGCTTTAGTGGCAGATACGCGCAAGGAAGATACGGATTTTTATTACTGGTTGAATGTAGTAGAACTGTTGAGCGATAATAGTCCCTTGCTAATCATCAAAAATGAGAAGCAAAACCGCCACCGAGAAATCAATGAACGTGAGTTACGGGGGCAGTTTACTAATTTGAAGGAAACTTTACCAACAAACCTTGCTACCAAAAGAGGTTTAGAACAAGCTTTAGAACAAATTAAGCATTACGTTAAAAACCTACCTCATATTGGCAGTCCGCTCCCAAAAACATGGGTTAGAGTCCGGGAAGCTTTGGAGAGTGACGCACGCAATTACATCAGCTTGGATGAATATCTGAACATCTGCCAACACAATGGCTTCACCCAAAGAAATGATAAGTTGCAGTTAAGTGGTTATCTACACGATTTGGGAGTATGCCTGCATTTCCAGGAAGACCCACTTTTGAACAAGACTGTCATCCTCAAACCCAAGTGGGGAACTGATGCAGTCTACAAAGTGCTGGATAATGAAAAGGTAATTCGCAACCTGGGCAGTTTCACCCGATCTGATTTGGCAAACATCTGGTGTGAAGACGAATACGTTACGATGCATGATGAACTCTTGCGCTTGATGATCAACTTCAAGCTGTGCTACGAAATTCCTAGAAGCCAAGGAAAGTATATTGCCCCACAACTGCTATCTGCTAACCAATCCTCATATAACTGGGATGAAACCAACAACCTGATTCTGCGTTACACTTACGACTTCATGCCCAAGGGCATCATCACCCAGTTCATCGTTGCCATGCATGAGTTAATGAATGAACAACAATGTGTCTGGAAAAGCGGCGTCGTTCTCAGCAAAGACCAGACAAAGGCAGAGGTGATTGAATATTACGGCAAGCGGGAGATTAAGATTCGAGTCTCAGGTCGTCACAAAAGAGATTTGATGACCATAGTTACACATGAACTCGATAAAATTCATGACTCGTATCAGCGGTTAAAGTATAACAAGTTAATCCCCTGTAATTGTGACACCTGCAAACATAGCCAAGAGCCACACTTTTACCCTTTTGAGATATTGCGACAGTTTGTAGCCGATAGGCAAGAACGTATTCAATGTCAAAAAAGCTATCAAATGGTTAACGTCTTGGGCTTAATTGATGATGTGATGGACAGAAAGGAGTTACTGAAAGCAGAACAGCAGATGGATAACGAATTTCTGCCTAATTCCTCTGTCACAATTGGGGGAAATGTCGGAACAATTAATGTAATTCAGCCATCCAATCAAGAGAATAATTTTATGACAGAACCATCTAAACAAGAAGATAATTCTAAACCAGAAGTGCAGGTTACGCTTCCATTTGCGTTTAGAAATGGAATGTTCTATTTATTTGTATTTGTAGTTGTATTTTGTCTAATTGCATTTTTTGGCGGTTCGCTACCATTTCATTATTTAGCTTTAACAATTATTGGCACAGCAATATTTATCGTCTTAATTGGCGTTCTACAACTACGCCAAGATAACCGCCTATCTGAAAAATCTTTTGTAGATTTGACAAAAATGGTACTGGAATAG
- a CDS encoding alpha/beta fold hydrolase codes for MTVTTQPLATQDAFEKFFWTWQGYKIQYTVMGSGRPLVLVHGFGASIGHWRKNIPVLADAGYQVFAIDLLGFGGSDKAPIDYSVEVWVELLKDFCTAHIHEPAVFIGNSIGALLSLVVLVENPEIAAGGILINSAGGLSHRPHELNPPLRMVMAAFNRFVRSPITGKFVYNRIRQKAQIRRTLYQVYCDRQAVTDELVDLLYTPSCDPGAQQVFASILTAPPGPSPEELLPKVERPLLVIWGANDPWTPITGAKIYEQARENGKEIKIVPIPNAGHCPHDEVPDVVNAQILDWLAQS; via the coding sequence ATGACCGTAACGACACAGCCGCTTGCAACCCAAGACGCTTTTGAAAAATTCTTTTGGACTTGGCAGGGCTACAAAATCCAGTACACTGTTATGGGTAGTGGACGGCCTTTGGTACTGGTTCACGGCTTCGGTGCTTCTATTGGACACTGGCGCAAAAATATCCCAGTTTTAGCTGATGCTGGCTACCAGGTATTTGCCATAGACCTTTTAGGTTTTGGTGGTTCTGATAAAGCGCCCATTGATTACAGTGTGGAAGTTTGGGTAGAACTGCTGAAAGATTTCTGCACCGCACATATACACGAACCTGCTGTATTTATTGGCAACTCCATTGGCGCACTTTTGAGCTTAGTAGTACTGGTAGAAAATCCCGAAATTGCTGCCGGTGGTATTTTGATTAACTCTGCGGGTGGGTTGAGTCATCGTCCCCACGAATTGAACCCGCCGCTACGGATGGTGATGGCAGCTTTTAATCGGTTTGTGCGATCGCCAATTACAGGTAAATTTGTCTATAACCGCATCCGCCAAAAAGCCCAAATTCGCCGCACCCTCTACCAAGTTTACTGCGATCGCCAAGCCGTCACTGATGAATTAGTCGATTTACTTTATACTCCCTCTTGCGACCCAGGAGCGCAACAAGTCTTCGCTTCCATTCTCACAGCGCCTCCGGGCCCAAGTCCAGAGGAACTATTGCCCAAAGTCGAACGTCCCTTATTAGTAATTTGGGGTGCTAACGATCCCTGGACACCAATTACCGGGGCCAAAATTTACGAACAGGCGCGTGAGAATGGCAAAGAAATCAAAATCGTTCCCATTCCTAATGCCGGTCATTGTCCCCACGATGAGGTTCCAGATGTTGTGAATGCCCAGATTCTCGATTGGCTAGCGCAAAGTTAG